The proteins below are encoded in one region of Telopea speciosissima isolate NSW1024214 ecotype Mountain lineage chromosome 10, Tspe_v1, whole genome shotgun sequence:
- the LOC122643391 gene encoding UPF0481 protein At3g47200-like, translating into MASTDERSFSVSIDRSEKRKMVIERSNEDSRSSTEPDIIADQREWSTTITKPSGSCPQWLLPILCEQETTSEKNAIDKVPITIRQGTEKRKDCFNPMVVSIGPYHNQDKDKEGNPKFARVEKLKASIAKEFIGGKTEELVKFEEVAHKAKAFYDKTSTANLSNDQFTRMMFLDGCFVLHSIDCILNKSYNTRMKTDQTAFVLRDLFLLENQLPFLVLEALMSFKPSKSEWEELIHKFVLKPLSLERKIPKEKVEWKHLLDLLHMKLICNTDQQRKLSEGSKMPYDDWQSFRSVIELKEAGIKCKKIKGGSFRDVSFKDGHVRANLFLPQLVVDDFTKSILLNLVAYEASPDGPSDYVVASFIVFLDALIDHAEDVKELRSKGIIHNLLGSDQQVADLFNELANNLVPSSSEYLDIKKGIETHCNKIVPKWMTDLWSTHFSSPWTVFAFFVAGSIIILTFAQTYFSIFPRGGGGEGERKAPIPSRKLHSFFD; encoded by the coding sequence ATGGCCAGCACTGATGAAAGAAGTTTTTCTGTTTCAATTGATAGGTCGGAGAAGAGGAAAATGGTCATAGAAAGATCAAATGAAGATAGCAGAAGCAGTACCGAGCCTGATATTATAGCCGATCAACGTGAATGGTCTACGACGATCACAAAGCCATCAGGGTCCTGTCCACAGTGGTTGCTGCCCATATTATGTGAGCAAGAAACCACTTCTGAAAAAAATGCAATTGATAAGGTTCCAATCACAATTCGGCAGGGCACTGAAAAACGCAAGGATTGCTTTAATCCCATGGTGGTCTCCATTGGTCCTTATCACAATCaggacaaagataaagaaggcAACCCAAAGTTTGCCAGAGTGGAGAAACTCAAGGCTTCAATAGCAAAGGAGTTCATTGGTGGAAAGACTGAAGAATTAGTGAAATTTGAGGAGGTGGCTCACAAGGCGAAGGCATTTTATGATAAGACTTCGACAGCAAATTTAAGTAATGATCAATTCACAAGAATGATGTTCCTTGATGGTTGCTTTGTTCTTCATTCCATTGATTGTATCTTAAATAAGTCCTATAATACAAGGATGAAGACTGATCAGACAGCTTTTGTGTTAAGGGACTTGTTCTTGCTGGAGAACCAATTGCCCTTTCTGGTTCTTGAGGCATTGATGAGCTTCAAACCCAGTAAAAGTGAATGGGAAGAACTCATCCACAAATTTGTACTGAAGCCACTTTCGCTCGAAAGGAAAATTCCTAAAGAGAAGGTTGAATGGAAACACCTCCTTGACCTACTCCACATGAAGCTCATTTGTAATACTGATCAACAGAGGAAGTTGTCTGAAGGTTCAAAAATGCCCTATGATGATTGGCAGTCATTTCGTTCAGTCATTGAGCTTAAAGAAGCAGGGATCAAGTGCAAGAAGATCAAGGGTGGGAGCTTTAGAGATGTTAGTTTCAAAGATGGCCATGTTCGTGCTAAtctcttccttcctcaactCGTCGTTGATGATTTTACTAAGTCAATACTCTTGAACTTGGTAGCATATGAAGCAAGCCCTGATGGTCCCAGTGACTATGTGGTTGCCTCATTCATTGTTTTCCTGGATGCACTTATTGATCATGCTGAAGATGTGAAGGAGCTGAGATCTAAAGGCATAATCCATAATTTACTTGGAAGTGACCAACAAGTGGCTGATCTTTTCAATGAATTGGCAAACAACTTGGTGCCAAGCTCTTCCGAATATCTTGACATTAAGAAAGGGATTGAGACCCACTGCAACAAGATTGTTCCTAAATGGATGACAGACCTTTGGAGTACACATTTCAGTAGCCCCTGGACTGTTTTTGCCTTCTTTGTTGCAGGAAGTATCATCATTCTCACCTTTGCGCAGACCTACTTTTCCATATTCCCCAGAGGAGGTGGAGGGGAAGGAGAACGGAAAGCTCCAATTCCCTCAAGGAAACTTCACTCCTTCTTTGACTAG
- the LOC122643390 gene encoding putative pentatricopeptide repeat-containing protein At3g05240: MTDRDLCSRNIMIAGYAKIGQLNKKHQLFEEMPDRDNCSWSSMISGYSRNDQAREALELYGPRCCFMDYDDRKIRSKWEEHRGRMLGNRVLGHSGRFEEAEEIIDNMPMKPDKFLWASLLGGCRIHANLRLAKRAAEGMGAIAPPMKFGDGCSSVIDEVLPPVCCNR; the protein is encoded by the exons ATGACTGACAGGGATTTGTGTTCTCGGAACATCATGATTGCGGGTTATGCAAAGATAGGTCAGCTTAATAAAAAACACCAACTGTTCGAAGAAATGCCTGATAGGGATAATTGCTCTTGGAGTTCAATGATTTCTGGGTATTCTCGCAATGACCAGGCCAGGGAAGCTTTGGAGCTGTATGGACCGAGATGTTGTTTCATGGACTACGATGATAGGAAGATACGTTCAAAGTGGGAGGAACATAGAGGG AGGATGTTGGGAAACAG AGTGCTTGGTCATTCTGGCCGATTTGAGGAAGCTGAAGAGATTATTGATAATATGCCAATGAAGCCTGATAAGTTCTTATGGGCATCATTACTTGGTGGTTGTAGAATTCATGCAAACCTTAGACTGGCAAAACGAGCTGCAGAGGGGATGGGTGCTATAGCGCCGCCGATGAAGTTCGGGGATGGGTGCTCTAGCGTCATCGACGAAGTTCTTCCTCCAGTTTGCTGCAACAGGTGA